From the Lathyrus oleraceus cultivar Zhongwan6 chromosome 3, CAAS_Psat_ZW6_1.0, whole genome shotgun sequence genome, the window attcttagCCATTATTAAGAATTGTCACTGAATTCTCATTTTTTAGACTAAAGGCATTTTGGATTCATTCCCCAAGCCAAGTCAGACATTCATAGACGAGAATCATCCTTGAATTCATTTTTCTCCAGTAgatgtcaggtattccagccattgctgGGAACCGTCACTTACATATGTATTCTCCTCAGtagagtcaggtattcttagtcgttgctaagaatcatcactAAGTTGTTTGATCTTCCCGGAGGATTTCAGGTATTCTAGCCTTCGCTACGAATCGTCATTGTACCTTCGCAAAAAAAAATTGTATCTCCAAtcgagtcaggtattctagccttcgctaagaatcgtcactgattttgttttgtttgacCCCCAATAGATGTTTTGTGTTCCAACTGTTGTTAAGGAACACTGTCTTGTTTTTTTCCCCAGTCGTTACTAGGAGTGATCACCCTTCTTTTCCTCATTCCCTAGTGAAGCTTTCTTCCCTCAACTTTCTTGGGCCCTTTTGACATCAAACTTTCATCGTTAAGAAGATACTTAGGATGCATACATCACATTGCATGCATAATCATCATAACCATGCATAATCCCTAAACAAATATTCACATTATCATCCTCCGACAGGGCGAATTTCTGGTTACTCTCATTAGTATTTAATCCTTTCTTACCTTGAATACATTGGAAGTCGTCACTATCTATATATTCAGGTCCGAGaaaattaaataggggcagctgtcataccccaaaattcaccctacccagatacaactttcatctgatctATGGCCTTACTACACATGCATGCTTTCATTATTTCATTATCATAATTTCATTGaactttcataaccaaatacatattacacggactcaaggcatggtgtttacACTTGGGAAAAACTGGGGTTATCCGGTTAAAGTTCTAAAAAAAGGGAAAATCAATTTTTGGACTGTGCAATCGATTACCCaaatcatggtaatcgattacacagacaGAAAATTGATTTCCAGGCCATTTTGGatggtgtaatcgattaccctaatcaaggtaatcgattacacagacaAGAAATTAATTTCCAGGCCATTTTGGatggtgtaatcgattaccccaatcatggtaatcgattacacctgcgAGGACAACATCAGTAGCTCTGTTTTTTACACATAGTGCCTTTTGGTTCACCCCTTTTTCCACTtactttccctataaatagatgtattatttcccctcatttttcatgcttcTTAGCCCCCAAATTTCTATCCAAGTACCATTCACTCTCCTCTCCAAACCTAGGTCAAAACAAAAATCTTTCTCACTCAAAAAAGTCACCCCACCAACTTTTTTtatcctctttcatatttttttttcaaagcttctcactctctaacactcataatTCAGCTCCTTCACTAAACTTCCACCATAAACACTTTCATCCCAAACCCCTTGCTTTATATccaagctcaacaccatttcaacctaccttttttcaacatttttgggtaatgattttagcttaaaCTTTTTTAACTTTTTGGTTCTGTTTTTGCGTTGAAAATGGTTGTTTGTTCTTGGTTGATCTTTTGAGAGGGTTTAGACTCAAACTTGTAAAAAATGATTAACTTTGGTTTACACTTTTTTTTGGGGATTTCTAGCTCTTGCTACTTTTATCCACCATCTTTAATCAAACTTTGTATTTTTGTTTCATTTtctatttattgttgacttgttttcacatttatttggttgatgagatctattagatcatggccatggttgtttagagttgataaaagGTTCATGTTCGCAATCAATTTTGAGATCCTTGcctttcatttatttatttcacCTTTTTTAAATGgcatttttcttttaaaaaaaaattcttttcaAATCATCCTTTATTTCATACCAATAAAAGCGTGGACCTTAAATCATGCAGATCATCCTCGACAACCACCAATGACAATTCTGCTACAGTCTCATACGACTTTGACAACCCAATTAATCAAGCTGATGAAGAGTGTGAGAAAGAGGCCGAACTCCCAGAAGAATTGGCAAGGCTGCTCAAGCAGGAGGAAAAAGTCATCCAGCCGCACGAAGAATCAGTGGAAGTGATTAACCTTGGGACAGATGAGGAAGCGAAAGAAGTCTGAGTCGGCTCCGCTCTATAAGACGAGGTGAAGACAAAATTGATTGAGCTCTTGAAGGAATACAaagatgtgtttgcatggtcataccaagatatgcccgGCCTCGATAATGACATTGTGGTCCATCATCtaccccttaaagaagaatgccctcCAGTAAAGCAAAAGCTACGAAGGACCCATCCCgacatggctatgaaaatcaaggaggaggtacaaaagcagcTCAACGCCGGCTTCCTAACGGTCTCCAATTATCCTCAATGGATAGCTAACATTGTGCttgtacctaagaaggatggcaaagtaaaaatgtgcatagattatagagatctaaatagagcaagtcccaaagatgactttccactgcCACACATTCACGTGCTAGTATATAATACCGCTCAGTTCTTtgttttctcttttatggatggtttctccggttataaccagatccgCATGGCTTaagaagatatggagaaaaccactttcataacgccatagggcaccttctgctacaaggtgatgctTTTTGGATTGAAGAACACCGGCGCCACATACCAACGAGCCATGGtcactctctttcatgatatgatccataaagagattgaggtctacgTTGACGACATGATAGTCAAGTCTCAAACCGAAGAAGAACACTTTGTCAATCTAGAAAAGTTGTTTGAGAGGctgaggaagttcaaattgaGGCTTAATCCCAACAAATTCACATTTGGGGTAAGATCCAGCAAATTGTTAGGTTTTATCGTCAGCCAACGTGGCATCGAAGTAGATCCCGAGAAAGTAAAGGCCATACAAGTtatgcctgcacccaaaaccgaGAAGGAAGTCCGGGgattcctaggtagattgaactacattgctaggttcatatctcacctcactgccacttgtgatccaatcttcaaacttcttcgaAAGGATCAAGCCATCATTTGGAACGATGACTGCCAAGACGCATTTGAGAAAATAAAGGAATATTTGCAAGAACCTCCTGTGTTGATGCCTCCTGTACCTGGTAAACTATTAATCATGTATCCCACCGTTCTCGAAGgatcaatgggttgtgtcctcggccaacatgacgagactggtagaaaagagcatgcaatatactatttgagcaagaagttcactgattgcgagAGTAAGTATTCGATGCTTGAAAAAACTTGTTACGCACTAGCATGGGCTGCCAAACGTTTAAGACAATACATGCTCACTCATACGACATTATTGATCTCTAAAATGGATCctgtcaaatacatctttgagaagccggctctaACCGGTAGAATAGCCCGATGGCAAATGGCTTTAACCGAGTACGATatccaacatgtcactcaaaaggccatcaaagggagtgtattatCTGATTATCTTGCACAACAACCCTTGGAGGACTATCAGTCTATGCGTTTCGAATTCCCCTACGAGGATATCATGTTGGTTAGGGATTGCAACATCCCCGGTCCCGAGGAAGGACCCGAGCCTGGATCCCGATGGACcatggtttttgatggagcttctaatgcTCATGGAAATGTCGTTGGGGCAGTAATCACTTATCCAACTAATTTCCACCTCCCCTTCACCGCCCGATTATGTTTTgaatgtacaaataatatggccgaatacgaggcttgtatctttgGTATTGAAGTTGCTATCGATCTTAGAATCAAAATCCTGGAAGTCTATGGGgactcagccttggtaatcagccAAGTTAAAGGAGATTGGGATACTAGAGATCATAAGCTCATTCCTTACAAAGAGCATGTCTTGAAACTAGTCCCCTACTTCGATGAAATTGCATTCCACCACATCCCTCGAGAGGAGAATCAGCTAGCTGACGCTTTGGCAACTTTGGCGTCCATGTTTAAAGTTAAGTGGAAGAACGAAGCGTCGTCCTTTCACCTGAACTACTTAGACGAACCTGCTTACTGTCTGGCAGCAGAACACGAAGCTAATGGTCATCCTTGGTTCCATGACATCATGAAATTCTTA encodes:
- the LOC127130734 gene encoding uncharacterized protein LOC127130734, which gives rise to MDPVKYIFEKPALTGRIARWQMALTEYDIQHVTQKAIKGSVLSDYLAQQPLEDYQSMRFEFPYEDIMLVRDCNIPGPEEGPEPGSRWTMVFDGASNAHGNVVGAVITYPTNFHLPFTARLCFECTNNMAEYEACIFGIEVAIDLRIKILEVYGDSALVISQVKGDWDTRDHKLIPYKEHVLKLVPYFDEIAFHHIPREENQLADALATLASMFKVKWKNEASSFHLNYLDEPAYCLAAEHEANGHPWFHDIMKFLENQEYLADASITDKKL